In one window of Toxotes jaculatrix isolate fToxJac2 chromosome 10, fToxJac2.pri, whole genome shotgun sequence DNA:
- the LOC121188129 gene encoding uncharacterized protein LOC121188129 gives MLIILHLLLLLRAGRCTDDLIFETKVVGVGDDVNLTCARQKSGDDDPDPAARLYWIRLVSGNLPEFLGGTFSFDYKSVNTTPRITAKQEPGTFLLHISKTERRDTGFYYCIKVTILDMKFLRGTFLRIKGPEPDITDIIQVSPSDPVHPGDSVTLQCSVLSDSEMKTCPGDHSVFWFRAGSDESRPSFIYTHGNSGDQCGQSPEAHSPQKCVYSFSKNVSSSDAGTYYCAVATCGQILFGNGTKLNIEAHNVWDLQTASTLLILLCAALVISLIVIAILIYLIKKKTCDCCKAAVSLQTDSATASGNQKSHLRDEDSLVYSAPTFTSRKAGKAERRNTRTAEGETVYTDSPCTLKVTEVVPDTSALKSGCTDDLIFETKVVRVGDDVNLTCTLQDFDANTRLYWIRVVSGNLPEFLGGTYRFDYRSVNTTSRITATRKHGFFLLLISKTELSDNGVYYCMKIKQLDMKFLRGTFLRIKGPEPDITDIIQVSPSDPVHPGDSVTLQCSVLSDSETKTCAGDHSVFWFRAGSDESHPSFIYTHGNSGDQCGQSPEAHSPQKCVYSFSKNVSSSDAGTYYCAVATCGQILFGNGSKLNIEAHNTWDLQTPLILLCAALVISLIVIAILIYLIKKKTCDCCKAAVSLQTDSAAASGNQKSHLRDEDSLIYSAPTFTSRKAGKAERRNTRTAEGETVYTDVRALP, from the exons ATGCTGATCATACTCCATTTACTGCTGTTACTCAGAGCGGGAC GTTGCACAGATGATCTGATCTTTGAGACAAAGGTTGTTGGTGTTGGAGATGATGTGAATTTGACGTGTGCTCGACAGAAATCTGGTGATGATGACCCCGATCCCGCTGCACGCTTATATTGGATCAGGCTTGTTTCTGGAAACTTGCCTGAATTCTTGGGAGGAACATTTAGCTTTGATTACAAGAGTGTTAATACGACTCCTCGCATTACAGCAAAACAAGAGCCTGGAACTTTTCTTCTGCATATTAGTAAAACAGAGCGAAGGGATACTGGATTTTATTACTGCATAAAAGTAACAATACTTGACATGAAATTTTTGAGAGGAACATTTCTGAGAATTAAAG GACCAGAACCAGATATCACTGACATCATTCAAGTCTCTCCATCTGATCCAGtccatccaggagactcagtgACTCTGCAGTGTTCAGTCCTCTCTGACTCTGAGATGAAAACATGTCCAGGAGATCACAGTGTGTTCTGGTTCAGAGCTGGATCAGATGAGTCTCGTCCCAGTTTCATTTATACTCATGGAAACAGTGGTGATCAATGTGGACAGAGTCCTGAAGCTCACTCTCCACAGAAATGTGTCTACAGCTTCTCTAAGAACGTCAGCTCCTCTGATGCTGGGACTTATTACTGTGCTGTGGCCACATGTGGACAGATATTATTTGGAAATGGAACCAAACTCAACATTGAAG CACACAACGTGTGGGATTTACAGACGGCCAGTACACTTCTGATTCTGTTATGTGCTGCTTTGGTTATAAGTCTGATCGTTATTGCCATCCTGATTTATCTCATCAAGAAGAAAACTTGTGATTGTTGCAAAG CTGCAGTTTCTCTGCAAACAGATTCTGCAACAGCCAGTGGTAATCAGAAAAGTCATTTG AGAGATGAGGACTCATTGGTTTATTCTGCACCAACGTTCACCAGTCGGAAAGCTGgtaaagcagagagaaggaacaCAAGAAcagcagaaggagagacagtCTACACTGAT TCTCCATGCACTTTAAAAGTAACTGAAGTTGTTCCAGATACCTCCGCTCTCAAAAGCG GTTGCACAGATGATCTGATCTTTGAGACAAAAGTTGTTCGTGTTGGAGATGATGTGAATTTGACGTGTACTCTCCAGGACTTTGATGCCAATACACGTTTATATTGGATCAGGGTTGTTTCTGGAAACTTGCCTGAATTCTTGGGAGGAACATATAGATTTGATTACAGAAGTGTTAATACGACTTCTCGCATTACAGCAACAAGAAAACATggattttttcttcttcttattagtAAAACAGAGCTAAGTGATAATGGAGTTTAttactgtatgaaaataaaacaacttgACATGAAATTTTTGAGAGGAACATTTCTGAGAATTAAAG GACCAGAACCAGATATCACTGACATCATTCAAGTCTCTCCATCTGATCCAGtccatccaggagactcagtgACTCTGCAGTGTTCAGTCCTCTCTGACTCTGAGACGAAAACATGTGCAGGAGATCACAGTGTGTTCTGGTTCAGAGCCGGATCAGATGAATCTCATCCCAGTTTCATTTATACTCATGGAAACAGTGGTGATCAATGTGGACAGAGTCCTGAAGCTCACTCTCCACAGAAATGTGTCTACAGCTTCTCTAAGAACGTCAGCTCCTCTGATGCTGGGACTTATTACTGTGCTGTGGCCACATGTGGACAGATATTATTTGGAAATGGATCAAAACTCAACATTGAAG CACACAACACGTGGGATTTACAGACGCCTCTGATTCTGTTATGTGCTGCTTTGGTTATAAGTCTGATCGTTATTGCCATCCTGATTTATCTCATCAAGAAGAAAACTTGTGATTGTTGCAAAG CTGCAGTTTCTCTGCAAACAGATTCTGCAGCAGCCAGTGGTAATCAGAAAAGTCATCTG AGAGATGAGGACTCATTGATTTATTCTGCACCAACGTTCACCAGTCGGAAAGCTGgtaaagcagagagaaggaacaCAAGAAcagcagaaggagagacagtCTACACTGATGTCAGGGCTTTACCATAG
- the LOC121188156 gene encoding signal-regulatory protein beta-2-like, protein MLIILHVLLLLRAGRCTDDLIFETKVVGVGDDVNLTCARQESDDADLYWIRLVSGDFPELLGGTFTFDHDGVNSGRHITTKQEPGTFLLHISKTERNDTGFYYCIKVEVLDMKFLTGTFLRIKGPEPEISPVIQVSPSDPVHPGDSVTLQCSVLSDLKTKTCAGDHSVFWFRAGSDESRPSLIYTHGNSSDQCEQSPEVHSPQKCVYSFSKSVSSSDAGTYYCAVATCGQILFGKESELDTKALWDLQTASTLLILLCAALVISLIVIAILIYLIKKKTCDCCKAAVSLQTDSATASGNQKSHLRDEDSLVYSAPTFTSRKAGKAERRNTRTAEGETVYTDVRALQ, encoded by the exons ATGCTGATCATACTCCATGTATTGCTGTTACTCAGAGCGGGAC GTTGCACAGACGATCTGATCTTTGAGACAAAGGTTGTTGGTGTTGGAGATGATGTGAATTTGACGTGTGCTCGCCAAGAATCTGATGATGCTGACTTATATTGGATCAGGCTTGTTTCTGGAGATTTCCCTGAACTCCTGGGAGGAACATTTACCTTTGATCACGATGGTGTTAATTCAGGTCGTCACATTACAACAAAACAAGAGCCTGGAACTTTTCTTCTGCATATTAGTAAAACAGAGCGAAATGATACTGGATTTTATTACTGCATAAAAGTGGAAGTACTCGACATGAAATTTTTGACAGGAACATTTCTGAGAATTAAAG GACCAGAACCAGAAATCTCACCCGTCATTCAAGTCTCTCCATCTGATCCAGtccatccaggagactcagtgACTCTGCAGTGTTCAGTCCTCTCTGACTTGAAGACGAAAACATGTGCAGGAGATCACAGTGTGTTCTGGTTCAGAGCTGGATCAGATGAATCTCGTCCCAGTTTAATTTATACTCATGGAAACAGTAGTGATCAATGTGAACAGAGTCCTGAAGTTCACTCTCCACAGAAATGTGTCTACAGCTTCTCTAAGAGCGTCAGCTCCTCTGATGCTGGGACTTATTACTGTGCTGTGGCCACATGTGGACAGATATTATTTGGAAAAGAGTCAGAACTGGACACTAAAG ctctgtggGATTTACAGACGGCCAGTACGCTTCTGATTCTGTTATGTGCTGCTTTGGTTATAAGTCTGATCGTTATTGCCATCCTGATTTATCTCATCAAGAAGAAAACTTGTGATTGTTGCAAAG CTGCAGTTTCTCTGCAAACAGATTCTGCAACAGCCAGTGGTAATCAGAAAAGTCATCTG AGAGATGAGGACTCATTGGTTTATTCTGCACCAACGTTCACCAGTCGGAAAGCTGgtaaagcagagagaaggaacaCAAGAAcagcagaaggagagacagtCTACACTGATGTCAGGGCTCTGCAATAG
- the LOC121188154 gene encoding immunoglobulin kappa light chain-like, with product MIGRLAAVILFSTICQIQTAEVPRLIPLTEVEVGDNVTFHCSVSEKEDKFFYWYKQPPGYMVQTVADVIVGKVTVPEKLKNSRFTVTKGNNQYVLTIRNVSKEDEAAYFCQTGSTFSQTFVNGTFLAVKDQNQQKHVYVKQSPEKASVQLGDSVTLQCSLLSKNNKENKENKVQCPGEHSVHWFRSGSGGFHPGIIYTHSKRSEQGRSCVYSLSKTMQNSSDAGTYYCAVVTCGEILFGEGTKVETGVFSGSGSELDPVVIVLGVLLACCVTVIAVLILFIYQRKVFKGASPHHGHDKSNVDQSNDLDGDAKEANYAALNFSTRRVKREKKKRELPTECVYSDVAAH from the exons ATGATCGGACGACTGGCTGCTGTGATTCTTTTCAGTACAATAT gTCAGATTCAAACTGCAGAGGTTCCTCGCCTGATCCCTTTGACTGAGGTTGAAGTTGGTGATAATGTAACATTTCACTGTTCAGTCTCTGAGAAGGAAGACAAATTCTTTTACTGGTATAAGCAGCCTCCTGGATATATGGTCCAAACAGTTGCTGATGTAATCGTTGGCAAAGTAACAGTccctgaaaaattaaaaaactcACGATTCACAGTAACAAAAGGGAACAATCAGTATGTTCTCACCATCAGAAATGTCAGCAAAGAGGATGAAGCAGCATACTTCTGTCAAACTGGATCCACGTTTTCACAGACTTTTGTCAATGGCACATTCTTGGCtgtgaaag ATCAGAATCAGCAGAAACACGTATATGTGAAACAAAGTCCAGAGAAAGCATCTGTTCAGCTGGGAGACTCAGTGACTCTGCAGTGTTCACTTCTCTCcaagaacaacaaagaaaacaaagaaaacaaagtccaGTGTCCAGGTGAACACAGTGTGCACTGGTTCAGATctggatcaggaggatttcaCCCAGGCATCATCTACACTCACAGCAAAAGGAGTGAACAGGGAAGAAGCTGTGTCTACAGTTTGTCCAAAACTATGCAGAACTCCTCTGATGCTGGGACTTACTActgtgctgtggtcacatgtGGAGAGATCCTGTTTGGTGAAGGAACTAAAGTGGAGACAG GAGTTTtttcaggttcaggatcagaGCTGGATCCAGTTGTGATAGTTCTTGGAGTACTGTTGGCctgctgtgtgactgtgatAGCCGTCcttattttattcatatatcaaaggaaagttttcaaag gagcTTCCCCTCATCATGGACATGACAAGTCAAATGTGGATCAGTCTAATGATCTG GATGGTGATGCTAAGGAAGCAAACTATGCAGCACTGAACTTCTCTACAAGGAgggtgaaaagagaaaagaagaagagagagttaCCAACGGAGTGTGTGTACTCTGATGTTGCAGCACACTAA